In Metopolophium dirhodum isolate CAU chromosome 7, ASM1992520v1, whole genome shotgun sequence, one genomic interval encodes:
- the LOC132948343 gene encoding uncharacterized protein LOC132948343, which yields MNKQKIFDTNFTLFKLIGVYQMVDPHSQKIFGFNVYHFVNIVFIIFTTSMTILGLSGFFYQVHNINYNNSDVDLIFIIFYTVCITIGNLKVIIIMFKAKQLRNVLEITDESFLSNTFYKRNYYKIVKCSGLLSKFFNLYFSFLLITLTSYAIVPIVLNAHSINSTTQNTEIIQKINIINLRYPFTVETYNAFFKIFYASECIILFYIGFGVFALDLLSMTILVVISAQYKLIASAFEVLEYRVDDEDDSLLSDEKLLETFISIVSDSQIIHKKLKMLYDIIRPIGLIQLMADALGMICMPYLIVVYFLEYGSFFNPETLKFVFTFGYAGVQSYMYCSLFQRVTDRREEVNFGLYCCDWTRMDIHMKKLILFTMQMNSSNKLKMNFTTKSINLPLLSTIIRLSYRISSVMINYNINK from the exons ATGAATAAACAGAAAATCTTCGATACCAATTTTACGTTGTTCAAATTAATTGGTGTTTATCAAATGGTGGACCCACatagtcaaaaaatatttggttttaatgtataccattttgtaaatattgtattcattatatttacaacAAGTATGACGATTTTGGGTCTATCCGGATTTTTCTACCAAGTGCACAATATCAATTATAACAACAGTgatgttgatttaatatttataatattttacacggtCTGTATAACGATTGGAAACctcaaagtaataataataatgtttaaagcTAAACAACTTCGGAATGTGCTAGAAATTACGGATGAgtcatttttatcaaatacattttacaaaagaaaCTATTATAAGATCGTAAAATGTAGTGGTCTATTATCAAAATTCTTCAATTTGTACTTCTCCTTTCTTTTGATCACTTTAACGTCGTATGCAATCGTGCCAATAGTTTTGAATGCTCACTCCATTAACAGTACAACACAAAATACAgagattattcaaaaaattaacattatcaaCCTTCGGTACCCGTTTACTGTAGAAACGTACAAtgccttttttaaaatattttatgcatcagaatgtataatattattttacatcggATTTGGAGTATTTGCATTAGACCTATTGTCAATGACCATCTTAGTGGTAATATCAGCTCAATACAAGTTAATAGCATCTGCATTTGAAGTTTTGGAATACAGAGTGGACGATGAAGATG ATAGCTTACTAAGTGATGAGAAACTTTTAGAGACATTTATATCAATTGTTTCAGATAGTCAAATTATTCACAA gaaattaaaaatgctttatGACATTATACGTCCAATTGGTTTGATTCAGTTGATGGCAGATGCTTTAGGGATGATATGCATGCCTTACTTAATAGTAGTG TACTTCCTGGAATACGGATCGTTTTTTAATCCAGAAACGTTGAAATTTGTGTTTACCTTTGGTTATGCAGGAGTTCAGTCATACATGTACTGTAGTTTATTTCAGCGCGTAACCGATAGA AGAGAAGAAGTCAATTTTGGATTATACTGTTGTGACTGGACAAGAATGGACATACATATGAAAAAGCTGATTCTATTCACAATGCAAATGAAcagttcaaataaattaaaaatgaattttaccaCTAAATCTATTAATCTCCCATTGCTTTCAAca atTATACGATTGTCTTATCGAATTTCGTCCGTAatgattaattacaatattaataaataa